GTTACGGTTCAAGTCCGTATTCGTTTAGAGACCCAATGAAAAAAATGATTACCAATTGTGATCTTCCTAAAATGTATTACCAAAAAGCGCTTGAAGCAGCCACGACAAAAGAGCAGAAAGCCAAATGTGTTTACATGATAGCCAAATGCGAACGAAACGAATATTACAATAAAAAATACAGCGATGTAAGAAGCTGGTGGGAAATTCAGGAAGGGAAAGAACATTTTATCGCCTTTAATGCGTTTAAAACACTTCAGAAATCCTATTCTGATACCCAATATTATCGGGATGTAATTGCAGAATGCGGTTATTTTAATAGTTATGTTACTCAATTAAGATAAAATCAAATGGTTAATAAAATTGAACATATCGGGATTGCGGTTAAAAACATGGAAGAATCCAATGTTTTATTCGAAAAACTATTAGGCGTTCCGTCTTATAAAGAAGAAATTGTAGAAAGCGAAGGCGTTCTGACGTCTTTTTTTCAAACCGGAACCAATAAAATTGAACTTTTGATGGCCACAAATCCCGAAAGTCCCATTGCAAAATTCTTAGAAAAGAAAGGCGAAGGCATTCATCATATCGCTTTTGATGTTGATGATATCGAAGCCGAGATTTTCCGCTTAAAAAATGAAGGTTTTGTACTGATAAATGAAGTTCCGAAGAAAGGCGCCGATAATAAACTGGTGGTTTTTCTGCATCCGAAGAACACAAATGGCGTTTTGGTCGAACTTTGTCAGGAAATAAGATAAAAAAATCAGAAAATTATTTTTGAATAAAGGGTTGAAAATCAATTTGATTTTTCGAACTTGGGTTTCAAATTAAAATTAAATCGAAATCATATCAAAAAATATTTGGTGTGAACGAAAAATAGTAGTAATATTGCAACCTCTAAACCGGTCCTATAGCTCAGCTGGTTAGAGCACCTGACTCATAATCAGGTGGTCCCTGGTTCGAGCCCAGGTGGGACCACTTCTTTAGAACAAAGCCTTTGCAGAAATGTAGAGGCTTTTTTGTTTTCTTACGACAAGAATTTGCACAATCTGTCAAAAGTTTAATTCTCTTTAAAAAACAAATCTATTTAAAATATGAATAATATCTTACAAAAGAATGTTTTGCAGGATATTTTTCTATCTTTGAAAATCAGATCCGCGTGGCTTTATCTTTGAGTCTTAAGGGAAATTAATATCATTATGGAACAGAAAATACATCAGGGAAGAAACGTAAAACGTTTTAGAGAAATGCTTAACATAAAGCAAGAAGCATTGGCTTATGATTTGGGAGAAGATTGGAATCAGAAGAAAATTTCGATGCTGGAGCAGAAAGATGTAATCGAAGATGATCTTCTGAAACAAATTTCTGCTGTATTAAAGATTCCTGTTGAAGCTTTTCAGAATTTTGATGAAGAGCAGGCGGTAAATGTAATTGCGAATACTTTTGGAAATAATGGTATTGGATATCAGAGAAATGATAATCCTATTTTTAATCCGATAGAGCAAGTTTTAAAAATGCACGAAGAGAAAATTGAGTTGTACGAACGCATGCTGAAAGAGAAAGAAGAAATGATGACAATGCTTCAAAAACTAATAAATAAATGATTTTAAAAAATCATTCATTCAAAAAATGCTCAGCTAATAAGTTGAGCTTTTTTTGATCTGCTCTTTTTATTGTAGTATTATTCTGTTATAAAATATTTACTTTTATATTTTTCTTTTAAAGATTATGAATAAAAGCAAATCATGAAATTAGATCAAAAGAACAACAGTTATTTCATCACTTCAAAAAAAGCATTTGAAGAAAAACCTGTTGGTGCCGCTTTTGTAAAACAATCTTTTGATTTTGCTTATGAAATGGTTTATGGAGAAGGATTTCACAGAATTAAAAGATCAGGCGGACAGTTAAACCGAACACCGCTGGAAATTTTCCAAAATACTTTTCAGGGAAAATTAGCAGAAATAGTTTTGTATGAAAATCTAAAACTTCATGAGATTGATGTCGAAGAACCGGATTTCAGCATTCACGGAAAAGGAGTTTGGGATGAAACCGATTTAAAAGCAAACGGGAAATTTATATGCGTAAAGTCGGCTGCTTTTTTCTCTAATCTTTTGCTTTTAGAAACCAAAGACTGGAATTCAGAAGGAATGTATATTCCAAATTATGATCTTTCAAAAACGGCAGTTTATGATTATTTTGTTTTGGTTAGAATTAAGCCTGATATAAAAAATATTTTACATGATATTTCTGAAGTTAAAGAAAATTTATGGCAGGAAATCAAAAACGCAATCTGGACTTATGATATTCCTGGCTGCTGTTCGATTAAAACGATTCAGTATATAATTAAAAATCAATATAGTATTCCTAAAAATGCTTTGCTAAATGGAAGAACCAAAATGGATGCAGAGAATTTTTATCTTCAATCTGGAGATTTGCGGGATTTAAGTATTTTGTATTCGGCTTTAAAGAAAAAATAGATTAAATTTATCCTTCAAAGACAAATTTAATCTTTAAAAACGATGGATAATTTAACTCCCGAACAAAGGAGGAAAAATATGCAGGCCATAAAAAGCACTGCTACAAAAGATGAAGTCCGACTTGCAAAAGCTTTGTGGAAATTAGGTTTTCGATACAGGAAAAACAATAAAAAAATATTCGGAAAACCGGACTTGACTTTTGCCAGTTATAAGATTGCTATTTTTATCGACAGCGAATTTTTTCACGGAAAAAATTGGGAAACACAACAGCTTCGGATTAAGTCGAACCGCGAATACTGGATTCCTAAAATCGAACGTAATATGAAACGTGATATCGAAGTCAATGAATATTTACTTTCTAACAATTGGAAAGTTTTACGGTTTTGGAGCAAAGAAATCCAAAAAGAATTAGAATCTTGCATCGAAAAAATTAGACAGGAAATCGAACTTTCAAAATAATGTTTCTAAAAACTCAAACAAATCAAAAAATCGAAAATTATACAAGCGCTTTAAAAGCAATTGGAGCATTTTCGAATTTGTTTAGTTCTTCAGATAAACCTTTTATTCAGTACCGGGCTGCAGAAAATGCCTTTTGTAAAGCATTTGATGCCGATAATCTGGCGCGCGCCGATGTGGCTTATGATGCCATAATTGACGGTTACGGAATTGGGATTAAAACTTTTGTACTGACCGGAAATTCTAAAACAGAAAAAGTCGCCGAGTTTAATTCGCTCAGTTCAGAATTGCGATTGCTGAAAGGTTTTGAACTGGCAAATAAACTGGCTGATTTTAGAAATGAAAGAATTGGATTTGCAGACCGAATCTATAATACACAAAACAGGGTGTATCATATCATTGGGCGTGATAAGTTTTTGATTAAAATTTTTGAAAGCTCTTATGATTTAATCGATAAAGCGTCAATTGAAATAATTGAAGAAACAAAGAGTTCACTAAAATTCAAAGATGCTTTAAACGAATATAATTTCAACTTTTCTAAAAGTGTTTTAATGAAACGCTTTCTGGTTCCGGACGACTGTATTGAAATTGATATCGAAATTCTCGAAGATCCAATCAATGTGCTTTTAAACGTAACCGAACCTGGATTTAAAAATGAGAAGCTTTCTGTAAATAAAAACAAACCAAAAAGTGCTGTTTCGTTATTGAGACAAGAAGAACTGATTCCGTTAATCGATTATGTAATTCTGCCGCTATATTCTCCCGAAGCCAAAAAGAAAGGATTAGAACCTATTGTACCTGTAAAAAGCCAGCTTAATCAATGGAATGCCGGAGGAAGAAAAAGAGATCCGGGAGAAGTGTATATTTCGATACCGTCAAAAATAAGAAACAACGCTCCGGATTTTTTTCCGGATAAAGATTTGCCTTTTAATCTTAAAATGCCAAATGGCGAAAATCTATCGGCAAAAGTATGTCAGGAAGGAAGTAAAGCTTTAATGACAAATCCCAATAAGGCCATGGCCGACTGGATGCTGCGCAGGGTTTTAATGCTTCAGGAAGGCGAACTCCTAACGTATGGGAAGCTTAAAGAAATAGGGTATGACAGTGTGAAAATAACAAAGTCAATAAATGAATACTTTATTGACTTTGCTAAATTGGATGAATATGAATCTTTTGTTGAAAAAATAACAGAAAATCAAAGCAGGCAGTTTAAGCTTTTTCTTTAGCTTTTTTCTTTTCCTTTGCTTCTGCTTTTTCAATTACTTTTGCGATTTCGGCAGCTAATCTTTGGATAACCGGCATACTTACCGAATTTCCGGCTTGTTTATATAAATGCGAGTTTGAAATAGCAGGCAGTTTAAAACTATCCGGAAAACCCTGAAATCTGAAACATTCTCTTGGAGTTAATTTTCTAAAACCAAAATCTGTTGTAATAATAGGAACATTATGGCCTCCAGTGCCCATGTTTGCTGTTAAAGTAGGACATACGCTGGATTTATTTTCGCGGACATATTGTCTTCTAAACTGATAAATACGATTTTTGTTTACAATAGATTCCTTCAGCATATTGTACATGTATTTATCTTCGTGATAATAAAATTTGTCGTCTACCTTTTCTTCGATAATTAAATCAGTAATAGATTTCGTTAAATCTTCTTTTTCAGGAAAATGAAATTCAAAATTGTCGTCTTTGATGAAATCTTTATCAAATGCGATAATAAAAATCCTTTCTCTGTTATGCGGAATGTTTCCAAAATCTTTGGTATTTAAAACCTGACTATCAAAAGTGTAATTTCTTTTTTTGATTTCGCTTTCGATCACTTTCATGGTGTTTCCTTTGTCGTGGCCTTTTAGGTTTTTAACATTCTCTAGAAATATAACCTTTGGTCTCATTTCGTCAATAAAATCCAGGATTTTAAAAAAATGGTTTCCTCTGCTGTCTTCAAAACCTTTGCGATATCCCGCAACCGAAAAAGGCTGGCAGGGAAATCCGCCCGTCAGGATATCTATTTTTTCAATAGCGCTTACGTCCAGCTGCATTACATCGCCCTCGATAAGGTTATGTTCGAAATTGTTTTTGTACGTTATACAAGCATTTTTGTCAAATTCATTAGCCCATTTAAGCTCAAAACCGGCTTTTTCAAAACCCATACAAATACCGCCTACACCCGCATATAAACTTCCTACTGTATATTTATTCTTCATTTTTAATTTAGTCGATATGTGTTTTTGAGTTTTCTTTTAATTATGCAAATATAAATATTAATTAGCAGTGTATTTATACTTTTGGCAGGTAATAAAAATTACAGAGCTTTCTGATTTATTGTATTTCGAATGAAATTTTTTAAATAATCTTTTTTTATTTTTTCTTCAGAATATCGATCACAAAACAGAACTTGTTTTTTTACAGATTTTTTGTGTTTTGTATGAGAAATGCCACTTACAATGTTTGTAAAGATGGTTTTTGAGTTTTTGATATAAGAAAGTTCCTTAATGCCATTTTTTAAGATAGATTTTTTTGCTCCTTTTAAAACCTTAGATTTAGAAAATGCGTATGTTGCTTAAGGCGGTCTTTTTGATTTAAAAGTTGTTTTTCTCTAAAAAACATATATTTTTGCCAAAGAATTTCTCTAAGAAAGTCGCTTTTATGAGAATTTTCTATTAAAAAAGTATTTGCCCGTAACGTATTGTATTTGTATTCAACGCATTGGAATTTATGAAAATAATAAGGATCTTTTTTTTAGCAGTTTTTTTGATTGTATCAAATGTTGTTTTAGCCGATTCACATCAGCTTCCTCCTCCAGATCAATCAAATGGAACGATGGGAACAGCAGGTGTAGATGAGGATGGAATTCCTCCGATAGCCGACGTTCCAATTAACGAAGATCTTCCTTATTTAATTTTAAGCGGGTTAATTTTAGGAACCGTAATTATATATCGAAATAAATTAAAAAAAGCTTCAGTGTAAACTGAAGCTTTTTTTTTGTGAAGTTTTATATCTTATTTGTTGATAGCGTACAATCTAGAAATGTACTTACCGACAACATCAAATTCCAGATTTATTTTAGTTCCCACTTTAAAATCCTTAAAGTTCGTGTTCTCGAAAGTGTAAGGAATGATAGAAACGCTAAATTCATTGGTTTTGGAATTTACAACTGTTAAGCTGACACCATTTACAGTAATTGATCCTTTTTCGATCGTAATATTATTAAGGCTGCTGTCGTATTCAAAAGTATAATTCCAGCTTCCGTTTGCTTCTTCAATTTTTGTGCAGACTCCTGTTTGGTCAACGTGCCCCTGTACAATATGTCCGTCAAGACGGTCACCTAGTTTCATTCCTCTTTCCAGATTAACGATGTCGTTTACTTTCCAGTC
This portion of the Flavobacterium gelatinilyticum genome encodes:
- a CDS encoding helix-turn-helix domain-containing protein, with the translated sequence MEQKIHQGRNVKRFREMLNIKQEALAYDLGEDWNQKKISMLEQKDVIEDDLLKQISAVLKIPVEAFQNFDEEQAVNVIANTFGNNGIGYQRNDNPIFNPIEQVLKMHEEKIELYERMLKEKEEMMTMLQKLINK
- the mce gene encoding methylmalonyl-CoA epimerase, with amino-acid sequence MVNKIEHIGIAVKNMEESNVLFEKLLGVPSYKEEIVESEGVLTSFFQTGTNKIELLMATNPESPIAKFLEKKGEGIHHIAFDVDDIEAEIFRLKNEGFVLINEVPKKGADNKLVVFLHPKNTNGVLVELCQEIR
- the dcm gene encoding DNA (cytosine-5-)-methyltransferase, with translation MKNKYTVGSLYAGVGGICMGFEKAGFELKWANEFDKNACITYKNNFEHNLIEGDVMQLDVSAIEKIDILTGGFPCQPFSVAGYRKGFEDSRGNHFFKILDFIDEMRPKVIFLENVKNLKGHDKGNTMKVIESEIKKRNYTFDSQVLNTKDFGNIPHNRERIFIIAFDKDFIKDDNFEFHFPEKEDLTKSITDLIIEEKVDDKFYYHEDKYMYNMLKESIVNKNRIYQFRRQYVRENKSSVCPTLTANMGTGGHNVPIITTDFGFRKLTPRECFRFQGFPDSFKLPAISNSHLYKQAGNSVSMPVIQRLAAEIAKVIEKAEAKEKKKAKEKA
- a CDS encoding restriction endonuclease — translated: MFLKTQTNQKIENYTSALKAIGAFSNLFSSSDKPFIQYRAAENAFCKAFDADNLARADVAYDAIIDGYGIGIKTFVLTGNSKTEKVAEFNSLSSELRLLKGFELANKLADFRNERIGFADRIYNTQNRVYHIIGRDKFLIKIFESSYDLIDKASIEIIEETKSSLKFKDALNEYNFNFSKSVLMKRFLVPDDCIEIDIEILEDPINVLLNVTEPGFKNEKLSVNKNKPKSAVSLLRQEELIPLIDYVILPLYSPEAKKKGLEPIVPVKSQLNQWNAGGRKRDPGEVYISIPSKIRNNAPDFFPDKDLPFNLKMPNGENLSAKVCQEGSKALMTNPNKAMADWMLRRVLMLQEGELLTYGKLKEIGYDSVKITKSINEYFIDFAKLDEYESFVEKITENQSRQFKLFL
- a CDS encoding very short patch repair endonuclease, which encodes MDNLTPEQRRKNMQAIKSTATKDEVRLAKALWKLGFRYRKNNKKIFGKPDLTFASYKIAIFIDSEFFHGKNWETQQLRIKSNREYWIPKIERNMKRDIEVNEYLLSNNWKVLRFWSKEIQKELESCIEKIRQEIELSK
- a CDS encoding riboflavin synthase, which gives rise to MFTGIIETLGRIHEIQKDQNNLHVTVDSSITHELKIDQSVSHNGICLTVVAVKDSLYTVTAIEETILKTNIGDWKVNDIVNLERGMKLGDRLDGHIVQGHVDQTGVCTKIEEANGSWNYTFEYDSSLNNITIEKGSITVNGVSLTVVNSKTNEFSVSIIPYTFENTNFKDFKVGTKINLEFDVVGKYISRLYAINK